In Streptomyces durocortorensis, a genomic segment contains:
- a CDS encoding acyl-CoA dehydrogenase family protein, with amino-acid sequence MDFTFTEEQQAAVEAARAVFSGVAPDRVPSPALTPGAVAEDIDRQLWQELARTDLLGLTLSPHHGGAGLGPITLCLVLRESAKVLARVPLLESCAVAMTIQRYGESTLAAELLPRAARGELILTAGANGRSGHDPAELAVVARPYGENETPPGDSGWVLDGMQSAVPWAQVADWIAVPAHTAEGGAVLALVHRTRDGVTLAEQVSTSGERLAEVRLDAVRIEARELIDAPGCWDWLRSLLTTGTCALALGLGERVLEMTAEYTGKREQFGFPVATFQAVAVQAADRYIDLRAMEATLWQAAWRISTDAGGPLPAAGDIAVAKIWASDGVRRVVQSAQHLHGGFGADTDYPLHRFHAWAKQIELSLGPAAAHEEALGDLLAAHPLG; translated from the coding sequence GAGGAACAGCAGGCAGCCGTCGAGGCGGCCAGGGCCGTCTTCTCGGGCGTCGCACCCGACCGGGTGCCCAGCCCCGCCCTGACACCGGGCGCCGTGGCGGAGGACATCGACCGGCAGCTGTGGCAGGAGCTGGCGCGTACGGATCTGCTCGGGCTCACTCTGTCGCCGCACCACGGCGGCGCGGGGCTCGGCCCGATCACGCTCTGCCTGGTCCTGCGGGAGTCGGCCAAGGTGTTGGCCCGGGTGCCGCTGCTGGAGAGCTGTGCGGTCGCGATGACGATCCAGCGGTACGGGGAGAGCACCCTCGCGGCGGAGTTGCTGCCCCGGGCCGCCAGGGGCGAGCTGATCCTGACCGCCGGGGCCAACGGGCGCAGCGGCCACGACCCTGCCGAACTCGCCGTCGTCGCACGGCCGTACGGAGAGAACGAGACGCCGCCAGGAGACTCCGGCTGGGTGCTCGACGGGATGCAGTCCGCGGTTCCCTGGGCCCAGGTGGCCGACTGGATCGCCGTGCCCGCCCACACCGCCGAGGGCGGCGCGGTCCTGGCCCTCGTGCACCGCACCCGTGACGGCGTCACCCTGGCGGAACAGGTCTCCACCAGCGGCGAACGGCTGGCCGAAGTCCGGCTCGACGCCGTGCGCATCGAGGCCCGTGAGCTGATCGACGCCCCGGGATGCTGGGACTGGCTACGGTCGCTGCTCACCACGGGCACCTGCGCGCTGGCCCTCGGGCTGGGCGAGCGGGTGCTGGAGATGACCGCCGAATACACCGGCAAGCGTGAGCAGTTCGGGTTCCCGGTCGCCACATTCCAAGCGGTGGCGGTGCAGGCCGCCGACCGGTACATCGATCTGCGGGCGATGGAGGCGACGCTCTGGCAGGCCGCCTGGCGGATCTCCACCGACGCCGGGGGTCCGTTGCCCGCTGCGGGAGACATCGCGGTGGCGAAGATCTGGGCCTCCGACGGAGTCCGTCGCGTCGTGCAGAGCGCGCAGCATCTGCACGGCGGCTTCGGTGCGGACACCGACTACCCCCTGCACCGCTTCCACGCCTGGGCGAAGCAGATCGAACTCTCCCTCGGCCCCGCCGCGGCCCACGAAGAGGCCCTGGGGGACCTGTTGGCAGCCCACCCGCTCGGCTGA